A genomic segment from Aspergillus chevalieri M1 DNA, chromosome 7, nearly complete sequence encodes:
- a CDS encoding small nuclear ribonucleoprotein-associated protein (COG:A;~EggNog:ENOG410PPAD;~InterPro:IPR010920,IPR001163;~PFAM:PF01423), giving the protein MAANRQGKMQNLINYQMRVTLNDGRQMTGQMLAFDKHMNLVLADTEEFRRVKRKSKPAAGPNNAPLVEAEEKRTLGLTIVRGTHVVSCSVDGPPPADPSSRLGTSVPGAAAAAATLAAGPGISKPAGRGLPIGLGGPAAGVGAGAPPPGGFGFPPAGFPGGPPPGFAGRGGPPGGPPGFAPPPGFAPQGAPPGAFQPPPGFQPPGQGRGFPPPGFGR; this is encoded by the exons ATGGCGGCCAACAGGCAGGGCAAGATG CAAAACCTC ATCAACTACCAGATGAGAGTGACGCTCAACGATGGCCGACAAATGACCGGACAAATGCTCGCGTTCGATAAG CACATGAATCTCGTCCTCGCCGATACAGAAGAGTTCCGTCGCGTCAAGCGGAAATCCAAGCCCGCGGCTGGCCCGAACAACGCTCCGCTCGTCGAGGCTGAAGAGAAGCGCACTCTTGGACTTACGATCGTGCGCGGTACCCACGTTGTTTCCTGCTCCGTCGACGGTCCTCCCCCAGCCGATCCCTCTTCGCGACTCGGAACAAGTGTGCCTGGTGCTGCGGCGGCGGCCGCTACTCTGGCGGCTGGCCCGGGTATCAGCAAGCCCGCTGGACGGGGCCTTCCGATAGGTCTTGGAGGTCctgctgctggtgttggCGCTGGGGCTCCCCCGCCTGGTGGTTTTGGTTTCCCTCCGGCTGGTTTCCCTGGTGGCCCGCCGCCTGGATTCGCTGGACGTGGAGGTCCTCCGGGAGGTCCCC CTGGCTTTGCCCCGCCTCCGGGATTCGCTCCACAGGGTGCTCCTC CGGGTGCTTTCCAACCGCCTCCGGGCTTCCAGCCTCCAGGACAAGGACGAGGATTCCCTCCACCGGGGTTCGGACGGTGA
- the MPC1 gene encoding pyruvate transporter MPC1 (COG:A;~EggNog:ENOG410PP7Y;~InterPro:IPR005336;~PFAM:PF03650;~go_component: GO:0005743 - mitochondrial inner membrane [Evidence IEA];~go_process: GO:0006850 - mitochondrial pyruvate transmembrane transport [Evidence IEA]), with protein sequence MAAAIKAINAKIRSNKVLDYVCSTHFWGPVSNFGIPVAAVMDTQKDPEIISGTMTGALTIYSATFMRYALAVSPANYLLFGCHLVNFSAQATQGYRYLSYWNWGGREAQLAAKGAQTGKEATEAGA encoded by the exons ATGGCTGCGGCTATCAAGGCAATCAATGCGAAGATCCGCTCCAACAAGGTTCTGGACTATGTCTGCTCGACCC ACTTCTGGGGCCCGGTCTCCAACTTCGGTATCCCCGTCGCTGCTGTGATGGACACCCAGAAGGACCCTGAAAT CATCTCCGGAACAATGACCGGCGCTCTCACCATCTACTCGGCAACCTTCATGCGCTACGCCCTCGCCGTCTCGCCCGCAAACTACCTCCTCTTCGGCTGCCACCTTGTCAACTTCTCCGCTCAGGCTACGCAGGGTTACCGGTACTTGAGCTACTGGAA CTGGGGAGGCCGGGAGGCTCAGCTTGCTGCGAAGGGTGCACAGACGGGTAAGGAGGCTACTGAGGCTGGGGCATAA
- the AVT3 gene encoding putative amino acid transporter (COG:E;~EggNog:ENOG410PFBU;~InterPro:IPR013057;~PFAM:PF01490;~TransMembrane:11 (i346-368o374-396i417-439o459-477i484-504o524-546i558-582o602-627i648-665o671-692i704-725o)) codes for MAQPQDNGEGSSRRPRSITPVSISGVRSDSRSVSGRPRQSSIARLASPIPSSPGLSPARQLPSHPTVPGPDQDLQRVENQSSLPGPGQSMIASGLQDVPGRSSPRLESQTGRTASPALRPVKSIYGSFDNRSNTDSPSHAGAPLEDPEVVKRHLVQPHQGSPSRPTSSWQDSTSNGDDEFSSLKLQGGDVTRQIYKWAQQAEEGDIAGKPQRSKSFSHTRPLPDTETMDINTIRVPGGFRRDHIRRTVGYPYEESISGSSARPVPAQPHLPTSNFLEFLTLYGHFAGEELEEDDEVLGPNEYFGSDTWDEGEGEGIGEETALLQRRDAAGKRVRKPRGVTGTNDRWGAAMLLLKAFMGTGVLFLPKAFFNGGMLFSSLVLLGVSLLSYYCFVLLVNTRLRVDGSFGDMGGILYGKHFRNIILSSIVISQLGFVAAYTVFTAENLQAFILAVSKCKSFIDVKWLILLQVLFFLPLSLFRDISKLGFTALIADLFIMLGLVYLYYYDASHIVSQGGVADINNFNSSSWTLFIGTAIFTFEGIGLILPIQESMKRPEQFPGVLALIMIIITSIFLSAGALSYAAFGSDTRTVVLLNMPQDNKFVNAVQLLYSMAILLSTPLQLFPAIRIMENGMFTRSGKYNPRIKWQKNCFRFFLVLFCAVIAWGGAADLDKFVSIVGSFACVPLVYVYPPLLHLRGCARSRRQKFLDIGLACFGILGCIYTTALTLSNWVSGEVEKVPGYCDS; via the exons ATGGCACAACCCCAAGATAACGGAGAGGGCTCGTCCCGCCGTCCTCGATCAATAACGCCCGTGTCGATCTCCGGGGTGCGCTCTGATTCTCGTTCTGTGAGCGGAAGGCCCCGACAGTCTTCAATTGCACGGTTGGCGTCCCCAATACCTTCTTCACCGGGATTGTCTCCAGCTAGACAGTTACCATCGCATCCAACGGTGCCCGGACCTGACCAAGACCTCCAGAGAGTCGAGAACCAGTCCTCCTTGCCCGGTCCTGGGCAGTCGATGATCGCATCGGGCCTTCAGGATGTCCCAGGTCGTTCATCCCCAAGACTCGAATCTCAGACAGGGCGAACCGCATCTCCCGCCTTGCGGCCGGTCAAGTCTATTTACGGTTCTTTTGACAACAGATCCAACACGGATAGCCCAAGCCACGCTGGAGCTCCGCTCGAGGACCCGGAAGTCGTCAAGAGACACTTGGTACAGCCCCATCAGGGTTCGCCTAGCCGGCCCACAAGTTCCTGGCAAGACTCGACCAGTAATGGCGACGATGAGTTCTCCAGCTTGAAACTCCAGGGAGGTGATGTGACGAGACAGATATACAAGTGGGCGCAACAGGCAGAAGAAGGAGATATTGCGGGGAAACCGCAACGAAGCAAGAGTTTTAGTCACACGCGGCCGCTCCCGGACACTGAAACGATGGACATCAACACGATCCGGGTGCCAGGGGGATTTCGGAGAGATCATATACGAAGAACGGTGGGCTATCCTTATGAAGAGAGTATCAGTGGTTCAAGTGCACGGCCAGTGCCGGCTCAGCCTCACCTACCGACAAGCAACTTCCTCGAGTTCTTGACTCTTTATGGCCACTTCGCAGGTGAAGAGCtcgaagaagacgacgaggTCTTAGGACCAAACGAGTATTTTGGCTCTGATACATGGGACGAAGGCGAAGGTGAAGGGATCGGAGAAGAAACCGCCCTACTTCAGCGACGAGATGCGGCCGGCAAGAGGGTACGCAAACCCCGAGGTGTGACTGGAACCAACGACAGGTGGGGAGCGGCTATGCTTCTGCTCAAGGCTTTCATGGGTACTGGTGTTCTCTTTTTGCCCAAGGCATTTTTTAATGGAGGCATGCTCTTCAGCAGCTTGGTGCTGCTTGGTGTATCGCTTCTTAGTTACTACTGTTTTGTCCTCTTGGTCAATACTCGATTGAGGGTTGACGGTTCATTTGGTGACATGGGAGGTATTCTCTACGGAAAGCACTTTCGGAACATTATCCTAAGTTCAATTGTGATCAGTCAACTCGGCTTCGTGGCTGCGTACACGGTCTTCACGGCCGAAAACTTGCAGGCATTTATCCTTGCTGTCAGCAAGTGCAAATCATTCATCGACGTCAAGTGGCTGATATTGCTGCAAGTGCTCTTTTTCCTCCCCCTTTCATTATTCCGTGATATCAGCAAACTCGGGTTCACTGCCCTCATTGCAGATTTGTTCATCATGCTGGGCTTGGTCTATCTTTATTACTACGATGCCAGTCATATCGTATCGCAAGGCGGCGTTGCAGACATCAATAACTTCAACTCGTCCTCGTGGACGCTCTTTATCGGAACTGCCATCTTCACATTTGAAGGCATTGGCTTGATCCTTCCAATCCAAGAATCCATGAAGCGTCCGGAGCAATTCCCCGGTGTCCTCGCCCTCATCATGATAATCATCACCAGCATCTTCCTCTCCGCAGGAGCCCTCAGCTACGCAGCCTTCGGATCTGACACCAGAACCGTTGTCCTCCTCAACATGCCGCAGGACAACAAGTTCGTCAACGCAGTCCAGCTCCTCTACTCGATGGCGATTCTCCTGTCCACCCCACTGCAACTCTTCCCGGCCATCCGTATCATGGAGAATGGCATGTTCACGCGCAGTGGTAAGTACAACCCGCGCATCAAATGGCAAAAGAACTGTTTCCGTTTCTTCCTCGTCTTGTTCTGTGCTGTCATCGCGTGGGGTGGTGCCGCAGACCTCGACAAGTTCGTGTCGATTGTTGGCAGCTTCGCTTGTGTGCCCTTAGTCTATGTGTACCCG CCACTCCTACACCTCAGAGGCTGCGCCCGATCCCGACGACAAAAATTCCTGGACATTGGTCTCGCGTGCTTTGGCATCCTTGGCTGTATCTACACGACCGCACTGACCCTCTCCAACTGGGTTAGCGGAGAAGTCGAGAAGGTCCCCGGATACTGCGATTCATGA
- a CDS encoding putative cation chloride cotransporter (COG:P;~EggNog:ENOG410PGPN;~InterPro:IPR004841,IPR018491;~PFAM:PF13520,PF00324;~TransMembrane:12 (i131-151o157-176i260-281o287-306i352-371o383-404i411-431o437-455i476-493o499-520i532-551o557-575i);~go_component: GO:0016020 - membrane [Evidence IEA];~go_function: GO:0022857 - transmembrane transporter activity [Evidence IEA];~go_process: GO:0006811 - ion transport [Evidence IEA];~go_process: GO:0055085 - transmembrane transport [Evidence IEA]) → MADSQSMSRRTPNFSTRTPEEDVSRLAPSDSAHASPEESSGFLQSLSLRLSFRPYEPLNSSSRPINRQHHSLPSNFFSGLFRWWDKRDNGEDEGQERARSHVSLSAGPLRESSRDRSKVQSRPKAEGSDKLGTFSGVFVPTTLNVLSILMFLRFGFILGQAGLLGILGLLLVSYTINLVTTMSLSAIATNGTVKGGGAYYLISRSLGPEFGGSIGIVFYLGYVLNTGMNAVGLVDCFAQNFGTKSGTWANFLQEGFWWEYLWGTVVLILCTGICLAGSSIFSRASNGLLVVLLVATFSIPVSVLVMQPFSIPRLGIEFTGLSLRTLTENLKPRFTKNAAGSQIHGRENFQDLFGILFPATGGIFAGASMSGDLKNPSRSIPSGTLSGLALTFITYTLVVLAMAASITRASLYNNANVIQVVNLSGVIILLGEFATSFFSSLMGVIGSAKLLQAIARDSLLPGLSIFGQGTKKHDEPIYAIIVTYVVAQLTMLFDINQIASFVTMTYLMTFLVTNLACFLLKIGSAPNFRPSFHYFNWQTAAAGTLVSGVSMFFVDGLYAGGCVGILALLFLLIHYNSPPKPWGDVSQSLIYHQVRKYLLRLRQEHVKFWRPQILLFVSNIDDQERMVSFCNSLKKGALFVLGHVLVTEDFTAAVPEARRQQSAWTKFVESSKVKAFVNMAVSPSAEWGIRNVVLNAGLGGMRPNIVVIDQFRRGHSLVETLNANREESAMSCKSYVTVLDDLLFKLRINVAVAKGFEHLQFPRADGQNTKRYIDLWPIQMSAALGADSESKQNVLTTNFDTYTLILQLGCILNTVPSWKKCYKLRVAVFVEYETDVEDERIRVEALLEKLRIEAKVLVFWLACGDSKMYRAIVNGDRSPGMEEAREKAHEVLRDEEWWQEIQRIRRSAKGQRSSGPNRPGRVSSWHPSSHDGGSKLQSPKIDRLKRFIKSSEGRRRSISSFRTTGNVNFGMQTHHLLDALVDYDITDIPSDSSESSSSDSDESAFEPYVDDPGRGSDDSNDDDNRRDEADRNTMTGVQAPRFSSPSQSAPSPGTVPQGGEAEAFDSAGPSMVSVIPPSEEGNISPQSQAPPVRPKPSRSPSSNRFSSSPIPEARVNADETGGPSIMFAANSPPPRSLPAGKADSIYTRHLCAPGSAPSGTAGPASGYPGQAAVPLSFNDLPSRAQHLILNELMIQQSAETAVIFTTLPSPSDGTSHSEEASESYLSDLDVLWQGLPPCLLVHSNSMTVTMNL, encoded by the exons ATGGCAGACAGCCAGTCCATGTCTCGGAGAACCCCCAATTTCTCGACGCGAACCCCCGAAGAGGATGTCTCCAGGCTTGCTCCCAGCGATTCGGCGCATGCATCGCCCGAGGAGAGCAGCGGGTTCCTCCAGTCATTGAGTCTCAGGCTATCATTTCGACCATATGAACCATTGAATTCGTCGTCTCGACCGATCAATCGTCAGCATCATTCGTTACCCTCGAACTTTTTCAGCGGTCTCTTTCGTTGGTGGGATAAGCGGGACAATGGGGAGGATGAGGGACAGGAAAGGGCACGATCTCATGTGTCGCTTTCTGCTGGTCCGCTAAGGGAGTCTAGCCGCGACAGGAGTAAGGTCCAGAGTCGACCCAAAGCGGAAGGATCTGACAAGTTGGGAACGTTCTCGGGAGTATTTGTTCCCACGACGCTAAACGTGCTGAGCATTCTGATGTTCCTGCGTTTTGGGTTTATCCTCGGGCAAGCTGGCTTGCTAGGGATTCTGG GACTACTACTCGTCTCATACACGATTAATCTTGTTACGACCATGTCTCTTTCTGCCATTGCAACAAATGGGACCGTCAAAGGGGGCGGCGCATACTATTTAATCTCTCGGTCTTTAGGACCAGAATTCGGCGGTTCCATTGGTATCGTATTTTACCTGGGATATGTTCTGAATACCGGAATGAACGCTGTCGGTCTGGTGGACTGCTTTGCGCAAAACTTCGGAACAAAATCTGGAACATGGGCCAACTTCCTTCAAGAAGGATTCTGGTGGGAGTATCTCTGGGGAACTGTTGTCTTGATCCTATGCACTGGGATCTGCTTGGCCGGAAGCTCCATATTCTCTCGAGCAAGCAATGGGTTACTTGTGGTCTTGCTGGTGGCAACCTTTAGTATTCCAGTATCAGTATTGGTCATGCAGCCATTCAGCATCCCGCGGCTCGGAATTGAATTTACGGGACTGAGTCTTCGAACATTGACGGAGAATCTCAAGCCAAGGTTCACGAAGAATGCGGCTGGCAGTCAAATTCACGGACGGGAGAATTTCCAGGATCTTTTTGGGATTCTGTTCCCTGCCACTGGGGGTATCTTTGCCGGTGCCAGCATGTCTGGGGACTTGAAAAACCCTAGCAGATCAATTCCATCGGGGACGCTCTCTGGTTTGGCACTGACTTTTATCACTTATACCCTGGTGGTTCTCGCCATGGCTGCGTCAATCACAAGAGCGTCTCTTTATAACAATGCCAATGTTATCCAAGTGGTTAACCTATCCGGCGTGATCATCCTTCTCGGAGAGTTTGCGAcgtcctttttctcttctttaaTGGGAGTGATCGGTTCCGCAAAACTTCTCCAGGCCATTGCTCGGGACAGCCTACTTCCCGGTCTGAGCATCTTCGGCCAGGGCACCAAGAAGCATGACGAGCCCATCTACGCCATCATCGTGACTTATGTTGTCGCTCAGCTTACGATGCTTTTCGACATTAACCAGATCGCGTCCTTTGTCACCATGACCTATCTCATGACATTCTTAGTAACCAACCTGGCGTGTTTCCTACTCAAGATTGGCTCTGCGCCTAACTTCCGGCCGTCTTTCCATTACTTTAATTGGCAGACTGCCGCTGCCGGGACGCTAGTCAGCGGAGTTAGCATGTTCTTTGTGGACGGTCTCTACGCGGGAGGTTGCGTTGGTATCCTAGCCTTGCTATTCCTGCTGATCCACTACAATTCGCCTCCCAAGCCGTGGGGCGATGTCAGCCAGAGTCTGATCTACCATCAAGTGCGCAAATACTTGCTCCGTCTACGACAAGAGCATGTCAAATTCTGGCGACCACAGATTTTGTTGTTCGTTAGCAATATTGATGACCAAGAGAGAATGGTCTCGTTCTGCAACTCCCTGAAAAAAGGAGCGCTTTTCGTGCTTGGCCATGTTCTCGTGACGGAGGATTTCACTGCGGCTGTTCCTGAAGCGCGTCGCCAGCAAAGCGCGTGGACGAAGTTCGTGGAGTCCTCAAAAGTCAAAGCATTTGTCAACATGGCCGTGTCTCCATCTGCTGAATGGGGCATCCGAAACGTCGTCTTGAATGCAGGTCTAGGAGGCATGCGACCCAACATTGTTGTTATTGACCAGTTCCGCAGAGGACATTCGTTGGTGGAAACGCTGAATGCCAATCGGGAGGAGTCTGCGATGAGCTGCAAGAGCTACGTGACTGTTCTCGACGATCTTTTATTTAAGCTACGAATCAACGTTGCGGTGGCCAAGGGATTCGAGCATCTTCAGTTCCCTCGAGCTGATGGGCAGAATACCAAGCGGTATATTGACCTCTGGCCCATCCAAATGTCTGCAGCACTGGGGGCAGATAGTGAAAGCAAACAGAATGTGCTGACAACAAATTTCGACACTTATACCCTGATTCTTCAGTTGGGATGCATCCTCAACACGGTTCCGTCGTGGAAGAAATGTTACAAACTGCGGGTAGCAGTCTTCGTCGAGTATGAGACGGATGTCGAAGACGAGCGCATACGGGTTGAAGCGCTTCTCGAGAAACTAAGAATTGAAGCTAAAGTCCTGGTTTTCTGGCTGGCGTGTGGTGATTCGAAAATGTATCGGGCAATCGTTAACGGCGACAGATCGCCGGGAATGGAAGAGGCCCGGGAGAAGGCTCATGAAGTGCTGAGGGATGAAGAATGGTGGCAGGAGATTCAGAGGATACGGCGCAGCGCCAAGGGACAAAGAAGCTCAGGTCCCAATCGTCCAGGTCGTGTTTCTAGCTGGCATCCGTCAAGCCACGATGGCGGATCAAAGCTGCAAAGCCCCAAGATCGATAGATTGAAGCGGTTCATAAAATCGTCGGAAGGCCGTCGACGGTCGATTTCCAGTTTCCGAACAACTGGCAACGTCAACTTTGGAATGCAAACACACCATCTCCTTGATGCGCTCGTGGACTATGATATCACGGATATTCCCAGTGACAGCAGCgagagcagcagcagcgacaGCGATGAAAGCGCATTTGAACCATATGTCGACGACCCGGGTCGCGGCAGCGATGATAgcaatgatgatgacaacCGCAGGGATGAGGCTGACCGTAACACAATGACCGGGGTCCAAGCGCCACGCTTCTCGAGTCCGAGTCAATCCGCACCATCTCCGGGTACGGTTCCTCAGGGAGGGGAAGCCGAAGCTTTTGATTCTGCAGGACCATCGATGGTATCTGTCATTCCTCCTTCCGAAGAGGGAAACATTTCACCCCAGAGCCAAGCACCACCTGTACGGCCAAAACCCAGTCGCTCTCCATCCAGCAACCGCTTCAGCTCGTCGCCCATTCCGGAAGCCCGAGTCAATGCGGATGAGACGGGGGGTCCATCCATTATGTTTGCGGCCAACTCACCGCCGCCTCGGTCCTTGCCGGCGGGTAAGGCTGACTCGATTTACACCCGTCATTTATGCGCCCCTGGTAGTGCTCCATCAGGAACAGCAGGGCCAGCATCTGGATATCCCGGCCAAGCGGCTGTGCCGCTGTCTTTCAATGACCTGCCCAGTCGGGCGCAGCATCTTATCTTGAACGAGCTGATGATCCAGCAAAGTGCGGAAACGGCAGTCATTTTCACGACGCTGCCGTCACCGAGCGATGGAACGTCGCACAGCGAAGAGGCGAGCGAATCGTATCTGAGTGATCTAGATGTGTTGTGGCAGGGACTGCCGCCGTGTCTGTTGGTTCATAGTAACAGCATGACGGTGACGATGAATCTTTAG
- the erg12 gene encoding mevalonate kinase (COG:I;~EggNog:ENOG410PIG8;~InterPro:IPR013750,IPR006203,IPR006204,IPR006205, IPR036554,IPR020568,IPR014721;~PFAM:PF00288,PF08544;~go_component: GO:0005737 - cytoplasm [Evidence IEA];~go_function: GO:0004496 - mevalonate kinase activity [Evidence IEA];~go_function: GO:0005524 - ATP binding [Evidence IEA];~go_process: GO:0008299 - isoprenoid biosynthetic process [Evidence IEA]) gives MPSRGGRKKNASFKAKHRRTMSSQNTIKSAVVSNCVREYDSPDSLDSSDGDVSSTTPCTSASSTTTTTATTSASTPTISSSHNTLPNGVSISSSAKEGTNRTNMAARKASSPMAPAFMVSAPGKVIVHGEHAVVHGKAAMAAAISLRSYLHVTTLSKSHRTVTLNFRDIGLDHTWDIDSLPWDLFHHPSKKKFYYDLVTALDSELLDAVKPHAEAVSLGTPDEQRKIHVRSATSFLYLFLSLGSPQSPGAVYTMRSTIPIGAGLGSSASVCVCLSAALLTQIRALAGPHPDQPSDEAEVQIERINRWSFVGEMCIHGNPSGVDNTVASGGKALLYRRGDPPVVTPVPNFPEARLLLVNTKQSRSTLTEVAKVGKLKAEHPLVTDTILDAIDKVTESAHQLIREQKDKGETLEALGTLFRINHGLLLSLGVSHPRLERIRELVGDLGWTKLTGAGGGGCAITLVRPDVKEESLQKLEAQLNAEGFEKYETTLGGDGIGVLWPAVLRNGTDEEGGEEIDQLKFENAVGTEGIERLVGVGGGDERREGWKFWKRASPAPFP, from the coding sequence ATGCCCAGTCGCGGCGGCCGCAAGAAGAACGCCAGCTTCAAAGCAAAACATCGCCGGACCATGTCAAGTCAGAATACCATAAAGTCTGCTGTGGTCAGCAATTGCGTGCGCGAGTACGACAGCCCCGACAGCCTCGACAGTTCCGACGGCGATGTCTCCTCGACCACCCCCTGTACCTCCGCATCGAGTACTACCACCACTACTGCCACCACCTCAGCTTCTACACCCACCATTTCCTCCTCACATAATACTCTCCCCAACGGCGTCTCCATAAGCTCCAGCGCAAAAGAAGGGACAAACAGAACGAATATGGCTGCTCGCAAAGCGTCCTCGCCAATGGCCCCCGCCTTCATGGTTTCGGCTCCCGGAAAGGTCATCGTCCACGGCGAACACGCAGTCGTTCACGGCAAGGCAGCCATGGCAGCGGCTATCTCGCTGCGGTCTTACCTGCACGTCACAACGCTTTCGAAATCGCATCGCACAGTCACACTGAATTTCAGGGATATTGGGCTGGATCATACGTGGGACATCGACTCGCTACCCTGGGACCTCTTCCACCACCCGTCCAAGAAGAAGTTCTACTACGACCTGGTTACCGCACTGGACTCCGAACTCCTCGATGCggttaagccacacgccgaaGCCGTCTCACTGGGTACGCCAGATGAGCAGCGCAAGATCCACGTCCGCTCCGCTACTTCGTTCCTCTACCTTTTCCTCTCCCTTGGGTCGCCGCAGAGCCCCGGCGCCGTATACACCATGCGATCGACTATCCCGATAGGCGCGGGCTTGGGAAGCAGCGCCAGCGTGTGCGTGTGTCTGAGTGCGGCGCTGCTTACCCAGATCCGCGCCCTGGCCGGCCCCCATCCCGACCAACCGTCCGACGAGGCAGAGGTGCAGATCGAGCGCATCAACCGGTGGTCGTTTGTGGGTGAGATGTGCATACACGGGAACCCCAGCGGGGTGGACAACACGGTTGCATCAGGCGGAAAGGCATTGCTCTACAGGAGGGGTGATCCGCCCGTGGTGACTCCAGTGCCCAACTTCCCTGAGGCGCGGTTGTTGCTTGTGAACACCAAGCAAAGCCGTTCAACCCTGACAGAAGTAGCCAAGGTGGGCAAGTTGAAGGCAGAGCACCCGTTGGTAACAGACACAATCCTCGACGCCATTGACAAGGTCACCGAGTCTGCACACCAACTCATCCGCGAGCAGAAGGACAAGGGTGAAACCCTGGAGGCCCTGGGTACGCTTTTCCGCATAAACCATGGCCTCCTTCTCTCGCTGGGCGTGTCGCATCCCCGACTTGAGCGGATCCGCGAGCTCGTCGGCGATCTTGGCTGGACGAAGCTCACTGGTgcaggtggtggtggatgcgCCATTACCCTTGTCCGCCCGGATGTGAAGGAAGAGTCACTACAGAAACTTGAGGCCCAGCTAAATGCAGAGGGCTTCGAGAAATATGAAACCACTTTGGGTGGCGATGGCATTGGTGTCTTATGGCCAGCAGTCCTCCGCAACGGCACCGACGAAGAAGGCGGCGAGGAGATCGACCAGCTGAAGTTTGAGAATGCTGTTGGGACGGAGGGCATTGAGCGCcttgttggtgttgggggtggCGATGAGCGGCGTGAGGGATGGAAGTTCTGGAAGAGGGCGTCGCCAGCGCCGTTTCCTTGA